A region from the Clostridium beijerinckii genome encodes:
- the spoIIIAD gene encoding stage III sporulation protein AD — protein sequence MLIVKIVAIAYITLFIMLLFRQSKNELNTLLTLTAGALILLIIIEPLKEIIDFLIEITDKANIDTVYIGIVLKILAIAYIASFSSALCKDANADSLAAQIDFSGKIMILVLAIPILMAVLNSILQIM from the coding sequence ATGTTAATAGTAAAAATTGTAGCAATAGCATATATAACATTATTTATTATGTTATTATTCAGGCAGTCTAAAAATGAATTAAATACGTTACTTACTTTAACTGCAGGAGCATTAATTCTTCTTATTATAATAGAACCACTAAAGGAGATAATTGATTTTTTAATAGAAATTACTGATAAAGCAAATATTGATACAGTTTATATTGGAATTGTATTAAAAATTTTAGCGATAGCATATATAGCATCATTTTCAAGTGCACTGTGCAAAGATGCCAATGCAGATAGTCTTGCAGCTCAAATAGATTTTTCGGGTAAAATAATGATTTTAGTACTTGCTATTCCAATACTCATGGCTGTATTAAATTCTATATTACAGATAATGTAG
- the spoIIIAE gene encoding stage III sporulation protein AE encodes MKMIKRVTIILMVSLTINMIISIIPSCVFLKLNEVYAAEINNKKNIDTIDNTSNKVEGKQSLENEVNIDDVGGSAKEEINVLYQYINKMKTDVELMDNLDPAEYIKTYIQEGKGNLSVNTILNAVLSIVFKEVNSVFKLAISIVTISIICSLLKNLQDAFSDESISQVAFYACYALIIMVLSKSFIISISVAKEVITNISDFMSALLPILVTMISLSGGFTSAATLDPIVLGAVVFIPKIYSNIIIPMILMGFALEFANNLSTEHKITNLCNLFKQCTIWFQGIMITVFIGLLTIRGITSTTIDAVTLKTAKFAVDNFIPIVGKTFSDAITSVAGYSLIIKNAISSIGLVVIIIILLHPLIKLILITFIYKLSAALVEPISDSRITKSLEAAGKSMVLITSCVLTVSLMFFILIGIMASSGRFVLGG; translated from the coding sequence ATGAAGATGATAAAAAGAGTAACAATCATATTAATGGTTAGTCTTACAATTAATATGATTATATCGATAATTCCAAGTTGCGTATTTTTAAAATTAAACGAAGTTTATGCTGCAGAAATTAATAATAAAAAAAATATAGATACAATTGATAATACAAGCAACAAAGTCGAAGGCAAACAATCTCTAGAAAATGAAGTTAATATAGATGACGTAGGTGGAAGCGCAAAAGAAGAAATCAATGTTTTATATCAATATATAAATAAAATGAAAACAGATGTGGAACTTATGGATAATTTAGATCCAGCGGAATATATAAAAACATATATTCAAGAAGGAAAAGGGAATCTCTCTGTTAATACAATTCTAAATGCAGTTTTAAGCATTGTCTTCAAAGAGGTTAACAGTGTTTTTAAACTTGCAATATCAATAGTTACAATATCAATAATATGTTCACTTTTAAAAAATCTTCAAGATGCATTTTCAGATGAAAGCATCTCACAAGTTGCCTTTTATGCTTGCTATGCATTAATCATAATGGTACTATCAAAAAGTTTTATAATTTCTATTTCAGTAGCGAAGGAAGTGATAACTAATATATCTGACTTTATGAGTGCTTTGCTCCCAATACTTGTGACGATGATTTCTCTTTCGGGAGGATTTACATCGGCTGCCACTTTGGATCCAATTGTACTGGGAGCAGTTGTATTTATACCAAAAATTTATTCAAATATTATAATTCCAATGATACTAATGGGATTTGCATTAGAATTTGCGAATAATCTTTCTACAGAGCATAAAATAACAAATTTATGTAACTTATTTAAACAATGTACTATATGGTTTCAGGGCATTATGATAACAGTCTTTATAGGACTTTTAACAATTCGTGGAATTACGTCAACAACCATTGACGCAGTAACCCTTAAAACAGCAAAATTTGCAGTAGATAATTTTATTCCAATAGTAGGAAAAACATTTTCAGATGCAATTACATCAGTTGCAGGGTATTCACTCATAATAAAAAATGCAATAAGTTCCATAGGATTAGTTGTAATTATTATAATTCTTTTACATCCACTTATTAAGCTTATACTTATAACATTTATATATAAATTATCAGCAGCATTGGTTGAACCCATAAGCGATTCAAGGATAACAAAATCCTTAGAAGCAGCAGGAAAGTCTATGGTATTAATAACATCATGTGTTTTAACTGTAAGTTTAATGTTTTTTATATTAATCGGTATTATGGCATCATCAGGAAGATTTGTTCTTGGAGGATAA
- a CDS encoding exodeoxyribonuclease VII large subunit, which yields MNIKTLSVSEVTNYIKRMLDNDFILSNLSVKGEISNLKYHGSGHIYFTLKDSNGKVNCVMFKGNAVLLDFILEDGMEVVIKGRASVYPATGSFQLYCDEIKKEGLGDLFIKFEKLKEKLSKAGYFDEANKKPLPKYPEKIGIITSPTGAAIKDIINVSTRRSTLVDLILYPAKVQGIGAYKEIIKGINYFNKTKSVDIIIIGRGGGSIEELWNFNEEELAKAIFNSKIPIISAVGHEIDFTISDFAADVRAATPSQGAEIAVPLSRDIESKIYDISRILDIKMEDKIKMCKSNLAGAERILNIHSPIAKISNSYLELDKLKDRLNFAIKTKIRREKDQIENFNNLLSAHNPIKVISKGYAIIEDNEKNLITSKEQLKETINLKICLKDGNVEGNFVPSRHVK from the coding sequence ATGAATATTAAGACGTTAAGTGTTTCTGAAGTTACTAATTACATAAAAAGAATGTTAGACAATGACTTTATTTTAAGCAATCTCTCTGTAAAAGGGGAGATTTCTAATTTGAAATATCATGGCAGTGGACATATTTATTTCACTCTTAAGGATAGCAATGGAAAAGTAAACTGCGTTATGTTTAAAGGGAATGCAGTTTTACTAGACTTTATATTGGAAGACGGAATGGAAGTTGTAATTAAGGGGAGAGCATCTGTATACCCTGCAACTGGAAGTTTTCAACTTTATTGTGATGAAATAAAAAAAGAAGGTCTCGGAGATTTGTTTATTAAATTTGAAAAGCTTAAAGAAAAATTGTCTAAAGCAGGATATTTTGATGAGGCAAATAAAAAACCATTACCTAAGTATCCAGAAAAGATAGGAATCATAACATCACCTACTGGAGCAGCAATTAAAGATATTATAAATGTTTCAACTAGAAGAAGTACTTTGGTTGATTTAATATTATATCCAGCTAAGGTGCAAGGAATAGGTGCCTATAAAGAGATAATTAAGGGTATTAATTATTTCAACAAAACGAAGTCTGTAGATATAATAATAATAGGTAGAGGTGGCGGATCTATAGAAGAATTATGGAATTTTAATGAGGAAGAATTAGCTAAAGCTATTTTTAATTCAAAGATACCTATAATTTCGGCAGTAGGCCATGAAATAGATTTTACTATTTCAGATTTTGCTGCAGATGTTAGAGCAGCAACTCCATCGCAAGGTGCTGAAATAGCAGTTCCATTAAGCAGAGATATAGAATCTAAAATTTATGATATCTCTAGGATATTAGATATAAAAATGGAAGACAAAATAAAAATGTGTAAAAGCAATTTAGCTGGAGCTGAAAGGATATTAAATATTCATTCTCCAATAGCTAAAATATCCAATTCATATTTAGAATTAGATAAATTAAAGGATAGATTAAATTTCGCAATAAAAACTAAAATTAGAAGAGAAAAAGATCAAATAGAAAATTTCAATAATTTACTCTCGGCTCATAATCCAATTAAGGTTATATCAAAAGGATATGCTATAATTGAGGACAATGAAAAGAATCTAATTACATCAAAAGAACAATTGAAGGAAACAATAAATTTAAAGATTTGTCTTAAAGATGGGAATGTAGAAGGAAATTTTGTACCATCAAGGCACGTGAAATAA
- the spoIIIAF gene encoding stage III sporulation protein AF has protein sequence MFIETLRNIVITLVTILIFISAIELISPNNKMKKYIQFILGLILVTVILNPILQFISNGEKSVAEGIQSYEAVFSQNEKKVNYDNTNTLKNGEDRGDARKKAFVTNFNKNCVNLLKDKYRDRSFKCEIDCDVDFTNITLNVKKLKIGVGENKINKIKKISINKEVKNNTNEENKEYTEIINYASSELNIPKEKIEVYKLEE, from the coding sequence ATGTTTATTGAGACTTTAAGGAATATTGTAATAACACTTGTTACTATACTTATATTTATAAGTGCAATAGAGCTTATATCGCCTAACAATAAAATGAAAAAATATATTCAATTTATTTTGGGATTAATATTAGTAACTGTAATTTTAAATCCAATTTTACAATTTATATCAAATGGAGAAAAAAGTGTTGCAGAGGGAATTCAAAGCTATGAAGCGGTATTCTCCCAAAATGAAAAAAAAGTTAATTATGACAACACAAATACATTAAAAAATGGTGAAGATAGAGGAGATGCCAGAAAAAAAGCATTTGTAACAAATTTCAATAAAAATTGTGTCAATTTGCTTAAAGATAAATATAGGGATAGGTCATTTAAATGTGAAATTGACTGTGATGTAGATTTTACCAACATAACTTTAAATGTAAAAAAGCTAAAGATAGGTGTAGGTGAAAATAAAATAAATAAGATAAAAAAGATATCGATTAACAAGGAGGTAAAAAATAATACAAATGAAGAAAATAAAGAATATACAGAAATAATTAATTATGCATCTAGCGAATTAAATATCCCAAAGGAGAAAATAGAAGTATATAAATTAGAAGAATAG
- the spoIIIAG gene encoding stage III sporulation protein AG: MDKDKIIKEIKKILAQKQLRNLIVVCIVLGFILIAMNVLLPSSKTLSNNKLSSSNTAENVNNTLITNKTDEKSYEEMQKTDLQNILKKMNGVGDVEVMMSFENGEQKVPAYDKNTQKSTTEETDNQGGKRVNNQNTDGSTIVMTTSDGNNEPFILTTYKPKINGVIILAEGASNSKTKYEIEQAVSKLYNLSLDKVNVYSMKK; encoded by the coding sequence ATGGATAAAGACAAAATTATAAAAGAGATTAAGAAGATATTAGCTCAAAAGCAACTGCGTAATTTGATAGTTGTATGTATAGTTTTGGGATTTATTTTAATTGCTATGAATGTATTATTACCAAGCAGTAAAACTCTAAGCAATAATAAGTTATCATCATCAAATACTGCAGAAAATGTAAATAATACATTAATTACTAATAAAACAGATGAAAAAAGTTATGAAGAAATGCAAAAAACAGATTTACAAAATATATTAAAAAAAATGAATGGAGTTGGTGACGTTGAAGTAATGATGTCTTTTGAAAATGGAGAGCAAAAAGTACCTGCTTATGATAAAAATACGCAAAAATCAACTACTGAAGAAACTGATAATCAAGGTGGAAAACGAGTAAACAATCAAAATACAGATGGGTCAACTATTGTAATGACAACATCGGATGGAAATAATGAGCCGTTTATATTAACCACATATAAGCCGAAAATTAATGGTGTTATAATACTGGCAGAAGGTGCTTCAAATAGTAAGACAAAATATGAAATTGAACAAGCAGTATCTAAACTATATAACTTAAGTTTAGATAAGGTTAATGTATATAGTATGAAGAAATAG
- a CDS encoding farnesyl-diphosphate synthase has protein sequence MEISNLKQDINDYLENYFKGKGRYNRIIYDSCSYSLNIGGKRIRPTLLALSYFIYKEDYKKVMPMAAAIEMIHTYSLIHDDLPCMDNDDLRRGKPTNHVKFQENIAVLAGDALLNEAMMIMMDYALKNKENSLKAAYEIAIASGAEGMIGGQVVDVISEGKTISKDELQYMHSKKTGELIKASILAGAILANAPECDLNALKEYGEKLGLVFQIKDDILDVVGDTKILGKNTHADENHNKTNFISVFGLEKCNELCNTLSEECIQILRELTVNAECLVELTYTLLNREN, from the coding sequence ATGGAGATAAGTAATTTAAAGCAAGATATTAATGATTATTTAGAAAATTATTTTAAGGGAAAAGGGAGATATAATAGAATTATATATGATTCATGTAGTTATAGTTTAAATATCGGTGGAAAAAGAATTCGTCCAACATTACTTGCACTATCTTATTTTATATACAAAGAAGATTATAAAAAAGTTATGCCAATGGCAGCTGCCATAGAAATGATTCACACTTATTCTTTGATTCATGATGATCTTCCTTGTATGGACAATGATGACTTAAGGAGAGGAAAACCAACAAATCATGTTAAATTTCAAGAGAATATAGCAGTCCTCGCAGGAGATGCCTTATTAAATGAAGCTATGATGATCATGATGGATTATGCATTGAAGAATAAAGAAAATTCTTTAAAAGCAGCTTATGAAATAGCAATTGCTTCTGGTGCAGAAGGAATGATAGGCGGTCAGGTTGTTGACGTTATTTCAGAAGGTAAAACAATTTCAAAAGATGAATTACAATATATGCATTCAAAGAAAACAGGAGAATTAATTAAGGCATCGATACTCGCAGGAGCAATTTTGGCTAATGCACCAGAATGTGATTTAAATGCTTTAAAAGAATACGGAGAAAAATTAGGTTTAGTATTTCAAATAAAAGATGACATATTAGATGTGGTTGGAGATACTAAAATCTTAGGTAAAAATACCCATGCAGATGAAAATCATAATAAGACTAATTTCATATCTGTTTTTGGATTAGAAAAATGTAATGAATTATGCAATACATTGAGTGAAGAATGTATTCAAATTCTTAGGGAACTAACGGTTAATGCAGAATGCTTAGTCGAATTAACATATACTCTTTTAAATAGAGAAAATTAA
- a CDS encoding bifunctional methylenetetrahydrofolate dehydrogenase/methenyltetrahydrofolate cyclohydrolase, with the protein MGQIINGKEVALKVKEDIKRFIDDRKENNLKIPKIASILVGNDGGSIYYMASQEKVAVSLGAGFLKVTLPETSKDEDVISEIHKLNEDNDVQGIILQLPLPSNFDEKKIIKEISPSKDIDCLTFESQGKLYMGEPEFLPCTPNSVVTLIKSLNVDIAGKNIVILGRSNIVGKPVAQLLLNENATVTICHSKTKNLKEVCMGAEILVVAIGRPKYIDETYVNENAIVIDVGTSSFEGKITGDVDFDKVIDKCKFLTPVPGGVGALTTTLLIKNACEALAEDEY; encoded by the coding sequence ATGGGCCAAATTATAAATGGTAAAGAAGTTGCATTAAAGGTAAAAGAGGATATCAAAAGATTTATTGATGATAGAAAAGAAAATAATCTTAAAATTCCTAAAATTGCATCTATATTAGTTGGAAATGATGGTGGATCTATTTATTACATGGCAAGTCAAGAAAAGGTTGCAGTGTCTCTTGGAGCAGGATTTTTAAAAGTGACTTTACCTGAAACTTCAAAGGATGAAGATGTAATATCTGAAATACATAAATTAAATGAAGACAATGATGTTCAGGGAATTATTTTGCAATTACCACTTCCAAGTAATTTTGATGAAAAGAAAATAATTAAAGAAATATCTCCAAGTAAGGATATTGATTGTCTTACATTTGAAAGTCAAGGTAAGCTTTATATGGGTGAACCAGAATTTTTACCTTGTACTCCAAATTCTGTAGTTACTTTAATAAAAAGTTTAAATGTAGACATTGCGGGCAAAAATATAGTGATTCTTGGAAGAAGCAATATAGTTGGAAAGCCAGTAGCACAACTTTTACTAAATGAAAATGCTACAGTTACAATATGTCACTCTAAAACAAAGAATTTAAAAGAAGTTTGCATGGGAGCAGAGATATTAGTAGTTGCTATTGGAAGACCAAAATATATTGATGAAACGTATGTAAATGAAAATGCTATAGTAATTGATGTAGGAACATCATCTTTTGAAGGGAAAATAACTGGTGATGTGGATTTTGATAAAGTTATAGATAAATGCAAATTCTTAACTCCAGTTCCAGGTGGAGTAGGTGCACTTACAACAACTCTTTTAATAAAAAACGCATGTGAGGCTTTAGCAGAAGATGAATATTAA
- a CDS encoding stage III sporulation protein AH, with translation MTKKQCGIIFTLLALILCVGVLAAKLNNGGLNDPTDLSQVLSTEKVNDQDTEALNQQNYFYNSRSTREQQDSATIQTLNSIISDANTSKEQKDVATTELTQKTMAKDNEGRIELSIKNKGYEDALCRLDSNKATVIVKSATELQENETVAIQELVQDVSKIKDIIIEVQK, from the coding sequence ATGACAAAGAAACAATGTGGTATTATTTTTACATTGTTAGCATTAATATTATGTGTAGGAGTGCTAGCTGCAAAACTTAATAATGGAGGGTTAAATGATCCAACAGATTTAAGCCAAGTTTTATCTACTGAAAAAGTAAATGATCAAGATACAGAAGCCCTAAATCAACAAAATTATTTTTATAATTCAAGAAGTACAAGAGAACAACAGGATTCAGCAACAATTCAAACTTTAAATTCTATAATTTCAGATGCCAATACATCAAAAGAACAAAAGGATGTAGCAACAACTGAATTAACTCAAAAAACTATGGCTAAGGATAATGAAGGAAGAATTGAACTTAGTATTAAAAACAAAGGGTATGAAGATGCTTTATGCAGATTAGATTCAAATAAAGCAACAGTTATAGTCAAATCAGCAACTGAGCTTCAAGAAAATGAAACTGTAGCAATACAAGAACTAGTTCAAGATGTATCAAAAATAAAAGATATAATAATAGAAGTTCAAAAATAG
- the spoIIIAC gene encoding stage III sporulation protein AC, producing the protein MHDISILFKIGGAGILLVVLDKVLTSSGKGEIAAITNIAGVVIILLMIVSIIGDLFSTVKTMFIM; encoded by the coding sequence ATGCATGATATAAGTATTCTTTTTAAAATTGGCGGAGCTGGAATACTTTTGGTGGTTTTAGATAAGGTATTGACTAGTAGTGGAAAAGGCGAGATAGCAGCTATTACAAATATTGCAGGCGTTGTAATAATTCTTCTTATGATAGTTTCCATTATAGGAGATTTATTTAGTACTGTTAAGACAATGTTTATAATGTAG
- a CDS encoding Asp23/Gls24 family envelope stress response protein, with product MEDLVREENIGVVKISDEVVSVIAGIAAQEIDGILDGQMGVASNLTNIFKGKKSTAKASKVTLEEDKAIIDMNVSVEYGMKIMDVVAQVQDNVKKTVEAMTGLYVEAVNIYVQNIYLPKKEESESN from the coding sequence ATGGAAGATTTAGTTAGAGAAGAGAATATTGGAGTAGTTAAAATTTCTGATGAAGTAGTAAGCGTTATTGCTGGAATTGCTGCTCAAGAAATTGATGGGATTTTAGATGGTCAAATGGGTGTTGCAAGCAATTTAACAAACATATTTAAAGGTAAGAAAAGCACTGCTAAAGCGAGTAAAGTAACACTAGAAGAAGATAAAGCAATAATAGATATGAATGTATCAGTGGAGTATGGAATGAAAATAATGGATGTTGTAGCACAGGTCCAAGATAATGTTAAAAAAACTGTAGAAGCTATGACTGGGTTATATGTAGAAGCTGTTAACATTTATGTTCAAAATATTTACTTGCCCAAAAAGGAAGAAAGTGAATCTAACTAG
- a CDS encoding stage III sporulation protein AB: MLKLIFAISIVLISTYIGFAYGDTFRKRRDELKEILKALTILENDIVYGTTPLPEALENLSHKVCEPVTNLIKAITNRLIKGDVESVYEGVLEEYSLLENEFYLCDEDKKIMGDFFRSLGESGVYGQEKIFTLAIEGIRMSLKDADESAKRNIKLYRYLGICFGAMIFIFII; encoded by the coding sequence ATGCTTAAATTAATTTTTGCAATTAGTATAGTTCTTATAAGCACCTATATAGGCTTTGCATATGGAGATACTTTTAGAAAAAGACGAGATGAGCTTAAAGAAATATTAAAGGCTCTTACAATTCTTGAGAATGATATTGTATATGGAACAACACCTCTGCCAGAAGCTTTAGAAAATCTTTCTCATAAAGTATGTGAACCTGTAACTAATCTTATTAAAGCTATTACCAATAGGTTAATAAAAGGAGATGTAGAAAGTGTATATGAAGGAGTTTTAGAAGAGTATTCATTATTAGAAAATGAATTTTACTTATGCGATGAGGACAAGAAGATAATGGGGGATTTTTTTAGGTCTCTTGGAGAATCAGGAGTTTATGGGCAAGAAAAAATATTCACTTTAGCAATTGAAGGTATAAGAATGAGTTTAAAGGATGCTGATGAAAGTGCAAAAAGAAACATAAAGCTTTACAGATATCTTGGAATATGCTTTGGAGCAATGATATTTATATTTATAATATAA
- a CDS encoding transcription antitermination factor NusB codes for MNRKLSRDKTMELLFGMTLSKDTIEEAIEGFVDNYEEDIKEIDLTFVKQALIGIENNKEAIDTVISENLHNWKLDRISKVNLSILRLATYELLYDEQVPRAVVINEALEITRRYSDEKSVSFINGVLDKIKEI; via the coding sequence ATGAATAGAAAATTATCAAGGGACAAAACTATGGAGTTATTATTTGGTATGACTTTAAGCAAGGATACAATTGAAGAGGCAATAGAAGGATTTGTAGACAATTACGAAGAAGATATAAAAGAAATTGATTTGACATTTGTTAAGCAAGCATTAATTGGAATAGAAAATAACAAAGAAGCAATTGATACAGTTATTTCAGAAAATTTACATAATTGGAAACTAGATAGAATATCTAAGGTGAATTTAAGTATATTAAGACTTGCAACATATGAACTATTATATGATGAACAAGTTCCAAGAGCTGTTGTAATTAACGAAGCTTTAGAAATTACAAGAAGATATTCAGATGAAAAAAGTGTAAGCTTTATTAATGGAGTTCTAGATAAAATCAAAGAAATTTAA
- the xseB gene encoding exodeoxyribonuclease VII small subunit codes for MAKKESYEEMLTKLQDILSNLEIDELNLEDSMKSYEDGVKLVNKIYKILDSYEAKISIIKDEKEVEFIESYGDK; via the coding sequence ATGGCTAAAAAAGAAAGTTATGAAGAAATGTTAACTAAGCTTCAAGATATATTAAGCAATTTAGAAATAGATGAGTTAAACCTTGAAGATTCTATGAAATCCTATGAAGATGGAGTTAAACTTGTAAATAAGATTTATAAGATTTTAGATTCATATGAAGCAAAAATTTCTATAATTAAAGATGAAAAAGAAGTGGAGTTTATTGAAAGTTATGGAGATAAGTAA
- the dxs gene encoding 1-deoxy-D-xylulose-5-phosphate synthase codes for MKLLDKLNFPEDIKKLDENDNKVLSHELREFLIDSVSKTGGHLASNLGVVELTLSLFKVFNFDKDKIVWDVGHQSYVYKILTGRKEGFKKLRQFNGMSGFPKRNESKYDCFDTGHSSTSISAALGIARARDIKKEKYSVISVIGDGALTGGMALEALNDVGFRKTKLIIILNDNQMSISKNVGSLSRYLNKLRMEPRYNKLKMEIQASLNQSDLGKNIAGKLSKVKDSLKQLVVSSMFFENMGIKYIGPIDGHDINAMTDVFIKVKEIEGPVIIHVLTQKGKGHALAEESPSKYHAVGPFNLESGELNVSPKNSYSKAFGKALINLSETDDKIVAITAAMPDGTGLKCFSEKFKERFFDVGIAEEHAVTLAAGMASNGLKPVFAVYSTFLQRSFDQVLNDVCLQNLPVVFAIDRAGIVGEDGETHQGINDLSYLSMMPNIHIVAPKCLEEVEVLLKWAINKKSPVAIRYPRGGNIINTLSPITKVEEGKWEVINKGSKVCIIATGKMVQHAMLAKDIVYEKGLNPTIVNATFIKPIDKNLLENIKKEGYNILTIEDNILKGGLNSSIKDYLSEINYKGTIKSLGYNDEFIPQGNVDTLYKAYKLDCESISKDVINLYD; via the coding sequence ATGAAGTTATTGGATAAATTAAATTTCCCAGAAGATATAAAAAAGCTTGATGAAAATGATAATAAAGTCTTAAGTCATGAACTTAGAGAATTTTTAATAGATAGTGTTTCTAAAACAGGAGGTCATTTAGCTTCTAATTTGGGTGTAGTTGAGCTTACTTTAAGTTTGTTTAAAGTTTTTAACTTTGATAAAGATAAAATAGTATGGGACGTAGGACATCAAAGCTATGTCTATAAAATTTTAACTGGAAGAAAAGAGGGCTTTAAAAAACTTAGACAATTTAATGGTATGAGTGGATTTCCAAAGAGAAATGAAAGTAAATATGATTGCTTTGATACTGGTCATAGCAGTACATCTATATCAGCAGCACTTGGAATTGCTAGGGCAAGAGATATAAAAAAAGAAAAATATAGTGTTATTTCTGTAATAGGAGATGGTGCATTAACTGGTGGAATGGCTCTTGAAGCACTAAATGATGTGGGTTTTAGAAAAACCAAGCTGATTATTATTTTAAATGATAATCAAATGTCAATTTCAAAAAATGTTGGAAGTCTTTCAAGATATTTAAACAAACTTAGAATGGAACCTAGATATAATAAATTAAAAATGGAGATACAAGCTTCCTTAAATCAATCAGACTTGGGGAAGAATATTGCAGGAAAGTTATCAAAAGTAAAAGACAGCTTAAAGCAATTAGTGGTATCATCCATGTTTTTTGAAAATATGGGAATTAAATATATTGGGCCCATTGATGGTCACGATATAAATGCAATGACGGATGTGTTTATAAAAGTTAAGGAAATTGAAGGGCCAGTTATAATACATGTTTTAACTCAAAAAGGAAAGGGGCATGCATTGGCTGAAGAAAGTCCTTCTAAATATCATGCAGTAGGTCCTTTTAATTTAGAAAGTGGAGAATTAAATGTATCACCAAAGAATAGCTATTCAAAGGCTTTTGGAAAAGCCTTAATAAATCTTAGTGAAACAGATGATAAAATTGTAGCTATTACAGCTGCAATGCCTGATGGAACAGGTCTTAAGTGTTTTTCAGAAAAATTTAAAGAACGATTTTTTGATGTTGGAATAGCTGAAGAACATGCAGTTACTCTAGCTGCTGGAATGGCAAGTAATGGATTGAAACCTGTATTTGCAGTTTATTCTACATTTTTACAGAGATCATTTGATCAAGTGTTAAATGATGTTTGTCTTCAAAATCTTCCCGTAGTATTTGCAATAGATAGAGCTGGAATTGTTGGTGAAGATGGAGAAACACATCAAGGTATTAATGATTTATCATATTTATCTATGATGCCTAATATACATATAGTTGCGCCAAAGTGTTTAGAAGAGGTTGAAGTTTTATTAAAGTGGGCAATAAATAAAAAATCACCAGTTGCAATTAGATATCCAAGAGGCGGTAATATAATAAATACCTTGTCTCCAATTACAAAAGTTGAAGAAGGTAAATGGGAAGTAATAAATAAAGGCTCAAAGGTATGCATTATTGCAACCGGTAAAATGGTACAACATGCAATGCTTGCAAAGGATATAGTATATGAAAAGGGATTAAATCCTACTATAGTTAATGCAACCTTTATTAAACCAATTGATAAAAATTTACTAGAAAATATTAAAAAAGAAGGATATAATATTTTAACAATAGAAGATAATATTTTAAAGGGTGGACTTAATTCATCTATTAAGGATTACTTAAGCGAAATAAATTATAAAGGAACTATTAAATCTTTGGGATATAATGATGAATTTATCCCTCAAGGAAATGTAGACACTTTATATAAGGCATATAAACTAGATTGTGAAAGCATAAGTAAAGATGTTATAAATCTTTATGATTAA